One window of the Dreissena polymorpha isolate Duluth1 chromosome 5, UMN_Dpol_1.0, whole genome shotgun sequence genome contains the following:
- the LOC127882407 gene encoding uncharacterized protein LOC127882407 isoform X7, with protein sequence MKCKINLAQVMQTMNACATTIFYKQYINWKMPVHLCLVICLSLTANRKHQMFSHQVDGMLSYGSTSLLYPPVTTHMPIPTTTRTTTFKPGGNICLACTDSPRTQECLYTMTCETHENCYTDAFENPNGDIIFNMGCRDNQLCGSSGKREVVNRSSGNTLLCAECCTENICNAALCGQTGLPYVGPVCFKCDQASTPSSCNQITLCGRDEVCIVEKIIGLLTHATLYKSGCYHKAQCDRHAHNLSLVGRKRYDNTLMSVL encoded by the exons ATGAAATGCAAAATAAA TTTAGCACAAGTGATGCAGACTATGAATGCGTGTGCAACTACGATATTTTACAAGCAGTACATCAACTG GAAGATGCCGGTTCATCTTTGTTTGGTTATATGTCTGAGTTTGACTGCAAACCGGAAGCACCAAATGTTCAGTCATCAGGTGGATGGTATGCTGTCAT ATGGATCGACGAGCCTTCTGTATCCTCCAG TCACGACACATATGCCAATTCCAACTACAACCAGAACAACTACCTTCAAGCCAG GAGGGAATATTTGTCTTGCCTGTACGGATTCTCCTCGGACCCAAGAATGCCTCTACACTATGACATGTGAAACACACGAG AATTGCTATACCGACGCATTCGAGAATCCAAATGGTGACATCATTTTCAATATGGGCTGTCGTGATAATCAA CTCTGTGGATCTTCCGGCAAACGAGAAGTGGTTAACAGATCATCCGGTAATACGCTGCTTTGCGCAGAGTGTTGCACTGAAAACATTTGTAACGCTGCCCTCTGTGGACAAACTG GTCTGCCCTATGTTGGCCCCGTGTGTTTCAAGTGCGATCAAGCAAGCACGCCGAGTTCGTGCAACCAGATAACACTCTGTGGACGGGATGAA GTTTGCATCGTAGAGAAAATCATCGGTTTGCTGACCCACGCTACGCTATACAAGTCAGGCTGTTATCACAAAGCA CAATGTGATAGGCACGCCCACAACCTAAGTTTGGTTGGACGGAAGAGATATGACAACACACTTATGTCAG TGTTGTGA
- the LOC127882407 gene encoding uncharacterized protein LOC127882407 isoform X8 — protein MKCKINLAQVMQTMNACATTIFYKQYINWKMPVHLCLVICLSLTANRKHQMFSHQVDDGSTSLLYPPVTTHMPIPTTTRTTTFKPGGNICLACTDSPRTQECLYTMTCETHENCYTDAFENPNGDIIFNMGCRDNQLCGSSGKREVVNRSSGNTLLCAECCTENICNAALCGQTGLPYVGPVCFKCDQASTPSSCNQITLCGRDEVCIVEKIIGLLTHATLYKSGCYHKAQCDRHAHNLSLVGRKRYDNTLMSVL, from the exons ATGAAATGCAAAATAAA TTTAGCACAAGTGATGCAGACTATGAATGCGTGTGCAACTACGATATTTTACAAGCAGTACATCAACTG GAAGATGCCGGTTCATCTTTGTTTGGTTATATGTCTGAGTTTGACTGCAAACCGGAAGCACCAAATGTTCAGTCATCAGGTGGATG ATGGATCGACGAGCCTTCTGTATCCTCCAG TCACGACACATATGCCAATTCCAACTACAACCAGAACAACTACCTTCAAGCCAG GAGGGAATATTTGTCTTGCCTGTACGGATTCTCCTCGGACCCAAGAATGCCTCTACACTATGACATGTGAAACACACGAG AATTGCTATACCGACGCATTCGAGAATCCAAATGGTGACATCATTTTCAATATGGGCTGTCGTGATAATCAA CTCTGTGGATCTTCCGGCAAACGAGAAGTGGTTAACAGATCATCCGGTAATACGCTGCTTTGCGCAGAGTGTTGCACTGAAAACATTTGTAACGCTGCCCTCTGTGGACAAACTG GTCTGCCCTATGTTGGCCCCGTGTGTTTCAAGTGCGATCAAGCAAGCACGCCGAGTTCGTGCAACCAGATAACACTCTGTGGACGGGATGAA GTTTGCATCGTAGAGAAAATCATCGGTTTGCTGACCCACGCTACGCTATACAAGTCAGGCTGTTATCACAAAGCA CAATGTGATAGGCACGCCCACAACCTAAGTTTGGTTGGACGGAAGAGATATGACAACACACTTATGTCAG TGTTGTGA
- the LOC127882407 gene encoding uncharacterized protein LOC127882407 isoform X4, which yields MKCKINLAQVMQTMNACATTIFYKQYINWKMPVHLCLVICLSLTANRKHQMFSHQVDGMLSYGSTSLLYPPVTTHMPIPTTTRTTTFKPVTTHTPVPTTIFKPGGNICLACTDSPRTQECLYTMTCETHENCYTDAFENPNGDIIFNMGCRDNQLCGSSGKREVVNRSSGNTLLCAECCTENICNAALCGQTGLPYVGPVCFKCDQASTPSSCNQITLCGRDEVCIVEKIIGLLTHATLYKSGCYHKAQCDRHAHNLSLVGRKRYDNTLMSVL from the exons ATGAAATGCAAAATAAA TTTAGCACAAGTGATGCAGACTATGAATGCGTGTGCAACTACGATATTTTACAAGCAGTACATCAACTG GAAGATGCCGGTTCATCTTTGTTTGGTTATATGTCTGAGTTTGACTGCAAACCGGAAGCACCAAATGTTCAGTCATCAGGTGGATGGTATGCTGTCAT ATGGATCGACGAGCCTTCTGTATCCTCCAG TCACGACACATATGCCAATTCCAACTACAACCAGAACAACTACCTTCAAGCCAG TCACAACACATACACCTGTTCCAACTACAATCTTCAAGCCAG GAGGGAATATTTGTCTTGCCTGTACGGATTCTCCTCGGACCCAAGAATGCCTCTACACTATGACATGTGAAACACACGAG AATTGCTATACCGACGCATTCGAGAATCCAAATGGTGACATCATTTTCAATATGGGCTGTCGTGATAATCAA CTCTGTGGATCTTCCGGCAAACGAGAAGTGGTTAACAGATCATCCGGTAATACGCTGCTTTGCGCAGAGTGTTGCACTGAAAACATTTGTAACGCTGCCCTCTGTGGACAAACTG GTCTGCCCTATGTTGGCCCCGTGTGTTTCAAGTGCGATCAAGCAAGCACGCCGAGTTCGTGCAACCAGATAACACTCTGTGGACGGGATGAA GTTTGCATCGTAGAGAAAATCATCGGTTTGCTGACCCACGCTACGCTATACAAGTCAGGCTGTTATCACAAAGCA CAATGTGATAGGCACGCCCACAACCTAAGTTTGGTTGGACGGAAGAGATATGACAACACACTTATGTCAG TGTTGTGA
- the LOC127882407 gene encoding uncharacterized protein LOC127882407 isoform X5, which translates to MKCKINLAQVMQTMNACATTIFYKQYINWKMPVHLCLVICLSLTANRKHQMFSHQVDDGSTSLLYPPVTTHMPIPTTTRTTTFKPVTTHTPVPTTIFKPGGNICLACTDSPRTQECLYTMTCETHENCYTDAFENPNGDIIFNMGCRDNQLCGSSGKREVVNRSSGNTLLCAECCTENICNAALCGQTGLPYVGPVCFKCDQASTPSSCNQITLCGRDEVCIVEKIIGLLTHATLYKSGCYHKAQCDRHAHNLSLVGRKRYDNTLMSVL; encoded by the exons ATGAAATGCAAAATAAA TTTAGCACAAGTGATGCAGACTATGAATGCGTGTGCAACTACGATATTTTACAAGCAGTACATCAACTG GAAGATGCCGGTTCATCTTTGTTTGGTTATATGTCTGAGTTTGACTGCAAACCGGAAGCACCAAATGTTCAGTCATCAGGTGGATG ATGGATCGACGAGCCTTCTGTATCCTCCAG TCACGACACATATGCCAATTCCAACTACAACCAGAACAACTACCTTCAAGCCAG TCACAACACATACACCTGTTCCAACTACAATCTTCAAGCCAG GAGGGAATATTTGTCTTGCCTGTACGGATTCTCCTCGGACCCAAGAATGCCTCTACACTATGACATGTGAAACACACGAG AATTGCTATACCGACGCATTCGAGAATCCAAATGGTGACATCATTTTCAATATGGGCTGTCGTGATAATCAA CTCTGTGGATCTTCCGGCAAACGAGAAGTGGTTAACAGATCATCCGGTAATACGCTGCTTTGCGCAGAGTGTTGCACTGAAAACATTTGTAACGCTGCCCTCTGTGGACAAACTG GTCTGCCCTATGTTGGCCCCGTGTGTTTCAAGTGCGATCAAGCAAGCACGCCGAGTTCGTGCAACCAGATAACACTCTGTGGACGGGATGAA GTTTGCATCGTAGAGAAAATCATCGGTTTGCTGACCCACGCTACGCTATACAAGTCAGGCTGTTATCACAAAGCA CAATGTGATAGGCACGCCCACAACCTAAGTTTGGTTGGACGGAAGAGATATGACAACACACTTATGTCAG TGTTGTGA
- the LOC127882407 gene encoding uncharacterized protein LOC127882407 isoform X1, protein MKCKIKLFVFDIVLLLSQFSTSDADYECVCNYDILQAVHQLEDAGSSLFGYMSEFDCKPEAPNVQSSGGWYAVMYEHNLGFVKETSNVQSLTCPGIIPATDMYGSTSLLYPPVTTHMPIPTTTRTTTFKPVTTHTPVPTTIFKPGGNICLACTDSPRTQECLYTMTCETHENCYTDAFENPNGDIIFNMGCRDNQLCGSSGKREVVNRSSGNTLLCAECCTENICNAALCGQTGLPYVGPVCFKCDQASTPSSCNQITLCGRDEVCIVEKIIGLLTHATLYKSGCYHKAQCDRHAHNLSLVGRKRYDNTLMSVL, encoded by the exons ATGAAATGCAAAATAAA GCTCTTCGTTTTCGATATTGTTCTTTTATTGAGCCAGTTTAGCACAAGTGATGCAGACTATGAATGCGTGTGCAACTACGATATTTTACAAGCAGTACATCAACTG GAAGATGCCGGTTCATCTTTGTTTGGTTATATGTCTGAGTTTGACTGCAAACCGGAAGCACCAAATGTTCAGTCATCAGGTGGATGGTATGCTGTCATGTACGAACACAAC CTGGGATTTGTTAAGGAAACATCCAACGTCCAATCCCTGACATGTCCCGGGATCATTCCAGCAACAGATATGT ATGGATCGACGAGCCTTCTGTATCCTCCAG TCACGACACATATGCCAATTCCAACTACAACCAGAACAACTACCTTCAAGCCAG TCACAACACATACACCTGTTCCAACTACAATCTTCAAGCCAG GAGGGAATATTTGTCTTGCCTGTACGGATTCTCCTCGGACCCAAGAATGCCTCTACACTATGACATGTGAAACACACGAG AATTGCTATACCGACGCATTCGAGAATCCAAATGGTGACATCATTTTCAATATGGGCTGTCGTGATAATCAA CTCTGTGGATCTTCCGGCAAACGAGAAGTGGTTAACAGATCATCCGGTAATACGCTGCTTTGCGCAGAGTGTTGCACTGAAAACATTTGTAACGCTGCCCTCTGTGGACAAACTG GTCTGCCCTATGTTGGCCCCGTGTGTTTCAAGTGCGATCAAGCAAGCACGCCGAGTTCGTGCAACCAGATAACACTCTGTGGACGGGATGAA GTTTGCATCGTAGAGAAAATCATCGGTTTGCTGACCCACGCTACGCTATACAAGTCAGGCTGTTATCACAAAGCA CAATGTGATAGGCACGCCCACAACCTAAGTTTGGTTGGACGGAAGAGATATGACAACACACTTATGTCAG TGTTGTGA
- the LOC127882407 gene encoding uncharacterized protein LOC127882407 isoform X2, with amino-acid sequence MKCKIKLFVFDIVLLLSQFSTSDADYECVCNYDILQAVHQLEDAGSSLFGYMSEFDCKPEAPNVQSSGGWYAVMYEHNLGFVKETSNVQSLTCPGIIPATDMYGSTSLLYPPVTTHMPIPTTTRTTTFKPGGNICLACTDSPRTQECLYTMTCETHENCYTDAFENPNGDIIFNMGCRDNQLCGSSGKREVVNRSSGNTLLCAECCTENICNAALCGQTGLPYVGPVCFKCDQASTPSSCNQITLCGRDEVCIVEKIIGLLTHATLYKSGCYHKAQCDRHAHNLSLVGRKRYDNTLMSVL; translated from the exons ATGAAATGCAAAATAAA GCTCTTCGTTTTCGATATTGTTCTTTTATTGAGCCAGTTTAGCACAAGTGATGCAGACTATGAATGCGTGTGCAACTACGATATTTTACAAGCAGTACATCAACTG GAAGATGCCGGTTCATCTTTGTTTGGTTATATGTCTGAGTTTGACTGCAAACCGGAAGCACCAAATGTTCAGTCATCAGGTGGATGGTATGCTGTCATGTACGAACACAAC CTGGGATTTGTTAAGGAAACATCCAACGTCCAATCCCTGACATGTCCCGGGATCATTCCAGCAACAGATATGT ATGGATCGACGAGCCTTCTGTATCCTCCAG TCACGACACATATGCCAATTCCAACTACAACCAGAACAACTACCTTCAAGCCAG GAGGGAATATTTGTCTTGCCTGTACGGATTCTCCTCGGACCCAAGAATGCCTCTACACTATGACATGTGAAACACACGAG AATTGCTATACCGACGCATTCGAGAATCCAAATGGTGACATCATTTTCAATATGGGCTGTCGTGATAATCAA CTCTGTGGATCTTCCGGCAAACGAGAAGTGGTTAACAGATCATCCGGTAATACGCTGCTTTGCGCAGAGTGTTGCACTGAAAACATTTGTAACGCTGCCCTCTGTGGACAAACTG GTCTGCCCTATGTTGGCCCCGTGTGTTTCAAGTGCGATCAAGCAAGCACGCCGAGTTCGTGCAACCAGATAACACTCTGTGGACGGGATGAA GTTTGCATCGTAGAGAAAATCATCGGTTTGCTGACCCACGCTACGCTATACAAGTCAGGCTGTTATCACAAAGCA CAATGTGATAGGCACGCCCACAACCTAAGTTTGGTTGGACGGAAGAGATATGACAACACACTTATGTCAG TGTTGTGA
- the LOC127882407 gene encoding uncharacterized protein LOC127882407 isoform X3, whose translation MKCKIKLFVFDIVLLLSQFSTSDADYECVCNYDILQAVHQLEDAGSSLFGYMSEFDCKPEAPNVQSSGGWYAVMYEHNLGFVKETSNVQSLTCPGIIPATDMYGSTSLLYPPVTTHMPIPTTTRTTTFKPVTTHTPVPTTIFKPGGNICLACTDSPRTQECLYTMTCETHELCGSSGKREVVNRSSGNTLLCAECCTENICNAALCGQTGLPYVGPVCFKCDQASTPSSCNQITLCGRDEVCIVEKIIGLLTHATLYKSGCYHKAQCDRHAHNLSLVGRKRYDNTLMSVL comes from the exons ATGAAATGCAAAATAAA GCTCTTCGTTTTCGATATTGTTCTTTTATTGAGCCAGTTTAGCACAAGTGATGCAGACTATGAATGCGTGTGCAACTACGATATTTTACAAGCAGTACATCAACTG GAAGATGCCGGTTCATCTTTGTTTGGTTATATGTCTGAGTTTGACTGCAAACCGGAAGCACCAAATGTTCAGTCATCAGGTGGATGGTATGCTGTCATGTACGAACACAAC CTGGGATTTGTTAAGGAAACATCCAACGTCCAATCCCTGACATGTCCCGGGATCATTCCAGCAACAGATATGT ATGGATCGACGAGCCTTCTGTATCCTCCAG TCACGACACATATGCCAATTCCAACTACAACCAGAACAACTACCTTCAAGCCAG TCACAACACATACACCTGTTCCAACTACAATCTTCAAGCCAG GAGGGAATATTTGTCTTGCCTGTACGGATTCTCCTCGGACCCAAGAATGCCTCTACACTATGACATGTGAAACACACGAG CTCTGTGGATCTTCCGGCAAACGAGAAGTGGTTAACAGATCATCCGGTAATACGCTGCTTTGCGCAGAGTGTTGCACTGAAAACATTTGTAACGCTGCCCTCTGTGGACAAACTG GTCTGCCCTATGTTGGCCCCGTGTGTTTCAAGTGCGATCAAGCAAGCACGCCGAGTTCGTGCAACCAGATAACACTCTGTGGACGGGATGAA GTTTGCATCGTAGAGAAAATCATCGGTTTGCTGACCCACGCTACGCTATACAAGTCAGGCTGTTATCACAAAGCA CAATGTGATAGGCACGCCCACAACCTAAGTTTGGTTGGACGGAAGAGATATGACAACACACTTATGTCAG TGTTGTGA
- the LOC127882407 gene encoding uncharacterized protein LOC127882407 isoform X6, producing the protein MQTMNACATTIFYKQYINWKMPVHLCLVICLSLTANRKHQMFSHQVDGMLSYGSTSLLYPPVTTHMPIPTTTRTTTFKPVTTHTPVPTTIFKPGGNICLACTDSPRTQECLYTMTCETHENCYTDAFENPNGDIIFNMGCRDNQLCGSSGKREVVNRSSGNTLLCAECCTENICNAALCGQTGLPYVGPVCFKCDQASTPSSCNQITLCGRDEVCIVEKIIGLLTHATLYKSGCYHKAQCDRHAHNLSLVGRKRYDNTLMSVL; encoded by the exons ATGCAGACTATGAATGCGTGTGCAACTACGATATTTTACAAGCAGTACATCAACTG GAAGATGCCGGTTCATCTTTGTTTGGTTATATGTCTGAGTTTGACTGCAAACCGGAAGCACCAAATGTTCAGTCATCAGGTGGATGGTATGCTGTCAT ATGGATCGACGAGCCTTCTGTATCCTCCAG TCACGACACATATGCCAATTCCAACTACAACCAGAACAACTACCTTCAAGCCAG TCACAACACATACACCTGTTCCAACTACAATCTTCAAGCCAG GAGGGAATATTTGTCTTGCCTGTACGGATTCTCCTCGGACCCAAGAATGCCTCTACACTATGACATGTGAAACACACGAG AATTGCTATACCGACGCATTCGAGAATCCAAATGGTGACATCATTTTCAATATGGGCTGTCGTGATAATCAA CTCTGTGGATCTTCCGGCAAACGAGAAGTGGTTAACAGATCATCCGGTAATACGCTGCTTTGCGCAGAGTGTTGCACTGAAAACATTTGTAACGCTGCCCTCTGTGGACAAACTG GTCTGCCCTATGTTGGCCCCGTGTGTTTCAAGTGCGATCAAGCAAGCACGCCGAGTTCGTGCAACCAGATAACACTCTGTGGACGGGATGAA GTTTGCATCGTAGAGAAAATCATCGGTTTGCTGACCCACGCTACGCTATACAAGTCAGGCTGTTATCACAAAGCA CAATGTGATAGGCACGCCCACAACCTAAGTTTGGTTGGACGGAAGAGATATGACAACACACTTATGTCAG TGTTGTGA